In the genome of Zonotrichia albicollis isolate bZonAlb1 chromosome 7, bZonAlb1.hap1, whole genome shotgun sequence, the window ttcctcctggataaCAGGGGGCCCCTTCTGCTCCCTGGCACCATCCACCAGCCCAGGAggacacttgtcctgaggacaagctGTGTTCCCACTAAAGATTGAGACAAAGAAGGCattgagcacctctgccttctcctcatctgcagTTACTGAGTTCCCTCCTGCACccaaaaaagaataaaagctgGTCTTACCCTTCCTTTTACCATTAATATATTTGGAATCCTTTACAAAATTTGCCGCCTtaagttcaaactgagctttggcctccctaatttttttcctatttactCTAGCAGCCCCCTTAAATACTTCCTGAGAATCCTGACCCTGCTTCCAAAGATGATACATCCTCCTTTAATTCCTGAGTTCCTTCAAAACCTCATTGCTCACCCAGGCTGGAAGTTTGCCTGCTTGACTCCTCTTTGGGCACACAGGGactgtctgttcctgtgccctcaagATCTCTGATTTGAAGCATGCCTACCCTTCCTGAGctattttgtttttaagggctgtgtCCACAGGAAGTCTGAATAAGTCTCCTaaataggccaaagtctgccctcctAAAGTCCAGTGTAAAAGTCTTGTTGACATTCCTCCCAATATCACCAAATATCAAGAACGCTATTGTGAAAAAcagcaatcacttgtttttaaaactttaaaagtttaatactaataaaatggttataaaaatagtaatacaattagagtaataataatttggacaatttgaattaggaaaAGATGAGACAATAAAGACAAAGACGTCCGGGTAcgtttttctgggcagcatgagcCCGAAAATAGGACacccgttaacaaaggattaacccttaaaagcaatagcctgtttcatattcatacacttcatacatgatgcataaattccatttaaagacaggattttgtctggtcatTGTCAAATTCTTCCTCCAAATCCCAACAGCGCCTTCGAGGCGGGAAGatgttcgtttcttctgataagctGGCAATAAATTCTTCTTGTCTGAAacatttaggtgtcctgtggctgctgtctcgctgcgagtcctttcttttaaaaatgtatcctacatagcatcgtttctattttaacaatttttataacctaaaactatatttaacacagtacttaagagaattaatacagcattactttctaacacaacacgttttcatattcatattcatattcacatattcattttcatatttgcgaaaagccaatcgtAATATACACGCATTTTTCACAACTACGATTTCATCATCACCTGCCTCAGAAGGCCTCCAACCAGCACATCTCCCAACAGCTCATCCCTATTCATAAACAACAAATCTAGTAAAGTCTCTCTCCTGGAaaactcactcactcaccagctgTAACTCATGAGCCCTGGCAGCACGCGCGGATTGCCTTGGATCTCGAACGGGCATGCAGGGTGTTTCGCTTTTTCCGACATCTTTGGCTCCCTGACAACTTTCCTGTTTAATGACCCCAAACCggctcccccccccccccccccccctccacGCCCTTTGCCGCGCTCCCATTGGCAGCTTCCCTGCGCGCTGTTTGGTCAAACTGGCCAAAATCCCTCCCACATCCACATCGGCGCCAACCTACGGCGACCCCGGCCGTGCCCGGTGGGTCTGGCCGGGAGCGGAGCGACGGCGGCAGAGCTCGGCGGcggctccagcccaggtgggaccGCGGTCGGTGCTGCCCCAGCTCGGGGCTCGCTGCGGGCCGGGGGGCTCTGGCGAGTTCCTGGTGCCGGCTTCCCccgtgtgcccaggcagggagccgCAGCGGCCGTGCCGGCGCTCGGTGTGCCCGGGCTCCGAGGCGCCGGGGCAGGGAATCATGCGGGGCACAATGGtgagcagcccggggctgctcttCTTGCCCCTCGGCAGGCGGACTccgagccgcagctgccccgggccAGCAGCTCGCAGGCTGAGAAGGCTGGGCCGGGGCGTAAGAGGAGAGGGACACAGAGTGCTTTTGGTGGCACCGGGCAcctggcctggcccagcccagcccaagaaTCCCTGGCAGCATTCCCTGCACCATTGCCCGGCCCCACGGCGGCTGCGGCTCCGCGGGCAGGCGGATCCAGGAGTTCAGAGTGGGCAAAATGGGAGtgagggacaggaggcagctggtgcCAGTGGGCGAAATGGCTTTGCTgccagctggcagggagaggaggaggagggagaaagtGGTGCAAAGTAAAGGGGAGAGAAAGAGGGACAAGGCTGGAGGGGCGCAAGGTGGCAGGGATGGCCATGGGGCAGGCGGGCATTTTGCTTTCCAGCtctgtgggaggaaaaaaaaagaactgtgAAATCCATGCaggaaaagaggggagaaaaagcagGTGGTGGAAATCAGAGACAATTGGgattcattttattttcctgaactACAAAGGCTCTGTAGGAGGCAGGGCTGCGACGGCTCCTATCCCGAAAAACCCGCACTAATAAAGAGGGACCCGCACTGGAGAACCTGGAGAAGAACCTCGGCCCCggggaagctgctcctgggggtCTCCCTGCTGCGGCCCTCGACcctcctctctcccctcgcCGTACACCACCAGCCCCTCACTGTTTTCCCGCACGCTGAATGCTCAAAACGGCCAAAAGGCGCCACTGCGGTGGCAGTGGAGCTGGGAAGTGGCTTTAGCCCAGGTGTGACCCGCGGTCAGTGTTGCCCCAGCTCGAGGCTGTGCTTGTCTcgcacctgctgctgctcctctgggcagtggggacagcgccgccacagctgccaccgccctcctgagcccctgcagggctggcaccagcagTGACCTCTCATCGTGTCCCTTTCAGGGTGCCATCAGCGCAGCTGTGAAGCTGTTCCCGAGGCCGAGCCCCCAAATGATCTGCCAGCACTCCTGATGTCTCTGCAGCAAGGTGCTGTTTGTTCTGGGCACAGAGATGCCGGCTGTGACCAGGAGGACAGTGAATTCTGCTCCATTCCTGGAGCTGCGAATGAGCCCCTGCAGGACCAATCGGCAACAGGGAATAGACACAGAAGATTTCTACGTGAGTACACGGCCACCCCTGTGCCCTCTAGGGTGGGGacagtgtcccctcccaaggccagggctggcaggtgtGTGGCTGTTTCCTGATGTCTGGAAGAGGCCttgtgctctgctgggccccATCCGTGGCTGGAAGCaagagccccagctgcccccaaggctgtgcagttctcctgctgcagcctgtgcccacagctgtgtccctgcctgtgcccacagctgtgtccctgcctgtggccaggctcttggctctctggctgccagcagaggGAGGCCCACActgcctcagggctccctgctctgctccctggccatgGGCTGAGCAGATTGCAGGGCCGGCTCTgcttctggcagccagcagctctttcctgctccaggtgaaTGGTTCAGGTGCCATCCCGTGGGCACGGCGGTGctgattctgctgctcctggtgctggtgctggctttgggggcggccgtggctgtgctggcaggtaagggaggggcagcagcctgggcccagcccctcggggcagagcgggctccctgctccctgcacaggggaatcctcagagcttctcctcttccccctgcagcaccacagcttCCAGTCACACCTGCAACTCCACAGTGTGTTCTGGGCTGTCCCTTTGAGTGGGTTGGGCACAAGGGGGTCTGCTACTACTTCTCAAAATATCATGGCACATGGGAGCAGGGTCAGGAACGGTGCTCCGAGCTCAATGCCTCCCTGGCCATTGCCAAGGATGAGGAGGCCATGGtgagtgaggggctgcgggcggtgtgggctggctgagggcagcctgggggcgctcctgggccgggctcggtgctcgcagggccggggctgcagccctgggccggggccttgcagggaaggagccccggcgtgcgggggcagccccgggcccgtgtccccccgaggggccggggcagctcccactcctcTCTCCTGGGCAGTATTTGCTCTTCCGCCTCCGCGGGAACGGCGATTTCTGGCTCGGGCTGCGCAGACGGGGCGAGCGCCTGCACTGGGGGGACGGCAGCAGCTACAGCTCCCGGTGAGTGccggggagccgggcagggcctgggggaACAGGGGCACAagggcttcccctggcagccagcgCTGCCTCCgctcctccctgcagggctcctgtctTTGACAATTCCGAGTGTGTGTACCTGGCTGATGAGAGATTCAGGAGTGTCAACTGCTCCAGTGGGCGGCCGTATGTCTGCAGCAAGGCCCAAGCTCCCCTGTAACAAGGACTGCACAAAGGACCTTCTCCacgctgggcagtgccagcttctcctctgagcccagcacagcgctgtccttcctcagctgcaccctgtgccttgcacttctctcagggtcacctcagtgcctcttcatccccagtgccaacactgggctggggctgcaaaggAAAAGTCTCTGCAATCCATCCTGCCACcgatgctgcctgcagtgagTGCATTGCCCTCATTATATGTGAGAAACATGGCTCAGTATTTACACTTTTTGTAAAAGTTCATAACGGTTTAAAATCCCATCCTGGGATATTTGCACACAGTTAACTTAAACTGTGTTTTCCATATTTTAGAGCGACATGCATATTTATACGAGTTTTTCAGAATTCAGACATGACTTTGAATTTACACcatgttttgttcttttctaaCTTTTGActtgtgttgcagtgtgttgcaatttcctgttttaGCCATCCCAGTCCtttcccaggtgtggcaataccttctcccttcccctccccttacCTCCTGCTAAGTGCTGTATGTCAAGCTTAACCTTCCAGCAAGGGCGTCATGTGATTGGCAGAAGTTCAAAAGATGCTTTGCAGCcctggggtcattggcctgtctaagtgtcattgTCCCCTGAGACTCCGCCcttcccacctggttggtggcacacctatcccttcccttccccttctccccgAGCTTAAAAGGACACTGAGACCATGCTGTCAGCATTCTGTTGTAGCTGTTACAGGATTCAGAGATCTGTGACCTTGGAATAAAACTCTGGATTAAACCCTACATcagaatccatctcctttttctcttcacttcGCACCAGAGGTAATACTGAGTTCCTGCTTGCCTGGACTCGTCCCAAGTGTCTATCTGcaacatccagccagccaaaggtgtctctgaggtgaaacaccacagctgccgcctttgGTCCAGCAGCAGGGGCCACATGAGCCCAGGCACGTTCCatctggtaatattgggatcatattccaatattttgGCACCCAACATGTGGCTGATCGACTCTGCAGCCCCAAGAAGCTTCTCGGAATCTCAGAACTTGGGAAGACTTTAAGGCAGCTGAGCATCCACTGGAAGAGCTTTGGCTTCATTGCTCTCCAGAGAGACTTTGGGACTGACCCCACAAGAAGTCTCGTGGAACGCTCTGTGCCTATGGAAAATGCTGCTCCTTTCTGGTGAGTGATTTTTTGAAGGAGAATAGgggagcccctcctgcccatgGGGTCCTATTCCGGTGAGGAGAATAGCCTGCCTGAGTTTTTTACCATATTCTAATAGACTTGTCTTCAGGCCATCTTGTACTTTAAagtaatatatttaatttttttcttgtgtttctaTCTTCTTGTATTTTCACTCCCTGATAACGAGGGTCCGtaaagtcttttttttccatgttctggtttttatttctgttgaacTTGTCTTTCTGATAAGAAAGTCCCTGAATGTGGCAAATCAATTATTTTACACCATTTTCTGAGTTAGTTACATTGCTGTAGTGTGTTTTTTACTTTGTAATTCTTTGAagtagttttgttttgtatccCTGTATTTTTCCCAAATGGTTTATCCCAGATGGTACCCACCTCCCTTTACCTGTGTAATCCCTCTCCCTGGCTGAGATCATCCCCAAATCACCACTCTGGCTCTCTTCAATCACTCAGCATCCCATCCCTTCCATCTAGAAGCTTCGGTCCAGGTCGTTGAGTGATCAGCCAGAGGCCAGGGGTCAGCCCCCCAAGCCTTGCCCCATACGCTGTCCTAAATGTCCAtgccccagtgcccatcccttagggtcactcattggtcagtaAAATGTTATCTACTTTCGGTTTCCACCTCCCTTTAAATGTAACCTTTACACCTCTCCCAGGGCCCTCAGCAGGAGGCCCCTAAGGTgcaggagctccccagagcccctGAATAAAACCTTGGATTAATCCCTGCTAAGAGTCGGCCCTTTATCTTCTCCCGATGTCTCTGGTGTCTCCTCTGCTGCAAAGGCgaccagctcagctgccctcaGTACCCTCGGGTGTCTCCCCGCTGTCAGAGGGGTCGGGGCTGCCCCCCCGGTGTCTGGGACTGGGGACTGGCCAAGGGTTCCTGAGAGGCtcccagagggacagagacattACATGAAACAATAATTTCAACATTTCAGTCTCTGTTATGCTATGGTCTAAGATAGTATCTATTACACCACTATTTATAAAAGCTATAGGGTGAGTACATAAACTGACAGATTATACTGCATCAAAAGCAGTAATTACAAATTGCACTATAACAGAATTTTTCTGATGCATAATAACTTGTAAAACAAATGTTAATACATAAATGCAGAAGCCAATGCCTATATTTGTTATAAATAACATTATACAGCAAGCTCCAGTAGGAAATCCAAATTACCCTGGGCTCCTGGAAATCATCACAAACTGGCctgaaggtgagaattttggatTGTCCTTGGAAGATATGAGAAACCACCCTCACTTTTAAAATCTTAAAGGTTTTTTTaaccttaaaaaaatacaacagactgaatgaggaaaaaattacaGCTCTGGGGAGGGTTTTTGTGACTGTCAGCCACAGGCTCATTtacaaaatggatgctctgccttttatgccctcagcccctcccaaAGCTTTGTCAGtcagctcctcctctgccctccACAGGTGGAGATCACTTCCTCACACCTTGATTGGAGCTCAGGTGTTGTCCTGTGGCCCCTCCTGGTAATGAGCCGGCCCTCTCCAAATGCCCTGGGAACTGAGGCTGCTAcaaaggggagggaaaggggaatAGGGGAGGATATTTTACAGTAACAGCACTCTACATCTACAAAACCTCTCCTCACATACCCGTAATAGCTGCCTCTCAATTGTGAGAGCAAGCCATCACAATATTCATCTATAAATAAAaccccattttcttttcctatgtGTCATTTGTCTCAAACAATTAGCTCTAATTTTTGATTCTGATAATCTGCTCTTACTTctcaaaaaagcaaaatttaatGAATCATACTAGTATCTGTTGATGTGGGTGAGGACAGTGGGAACAGAAGGCAAAATCTCACTTTTTTTTCAGCCACACCTATTTGGAATGGACAAAATGGGATCACTGAGGTCTGGTTTGGCTTTCTTACACCCATCTACCATGTCCATGGGGCTGCTACTCATAGCAGGTGTATGTTAGTGATGAGAAGAGAGGCCAACTAGCCTTCTAATACCTGTTGTATTAAAAGACAGCTGAGCAATGACAGTGGTCTGGGGTGCCTTTCTTGCCCCCACCTTGCCATGCCTATGGGattgctgcccacagcagggctatGGAATCTTCTTGGTGGTGAACACGGGCCAACCTGGTCTTGCCCTTAATTTATTGTTTCGCTCTACTTGTTGGTCCTTAAGGAAACTGCCCCAATACTTCTGATGGTTCCCTGCGTACTTCCCCTCAACAGATGCTTGTGATTCTCATCTATTAAAACAGGACAATTACATCAATAAATGATACAATTCAAACTCCCCACCCAAAGTATTAGTTAAACAATCTTCAAGCTGGTGACAGCTTGACTCCACTTTTCGGATGTCTTCAATCTTCCTTGGTTCTCTCTCACCTGCTCTGCATGTTACAGTCTATTCTTTGGGTTCTCTCATCAGCCTTTAATTCTGTTGCTGTGAGTCCCTTTTGCTCTGGGGTTGGCACAGCCCATTCAGCTCTCAGGTAGAAGGATCCTTCCAAGCCAAAAGGATTTCTGAAGCAGTCctaacctgcagtccctgggtgCCTTCAGGCCATCCATCCAAAAGGAAAAGTGACTTCTGAACCCTGAGAGAGCCCAGTGATCTGTTGGCAGCAGAAATCAGGAATGGAGAAGGtgattccagctctgctgggtgctgtTCCTCCCCATTAGACAGGAGAGGATCAAGCACATTCCATCAGCCTTTGCTTTCTCAGGGCATGAAATCCCTGAGGAGACAAGGCCACCTCAGGGCCATCAGATCCCACCTGAGAGAAGGAAATGCTAAAAACCTCACCATGGTCTCAGCCACTAAAATGAGGAACTTTTCTTGTGGGTTCCCAATACCATTtccaacaaagcccagctggTGCTGAAAATTGCATTCACATTCAGGGGGCAAAACCAATAAGGAGTCACAGATATCTGAGGTAAAATTAGTGACACATAAATGtaaaatttctttgtttttaacagACGCAGATTTTCATATTTTAAGACCAAACCTTCTCTGACACACAAAGGGGCATAAAATCCAGAAACACTTTAGTTTCCACttgaaatatttgttttttgGCAATTCTATTTGTACATGAAGTGTGGGTGTATGAACACTACTGAAGCACACAAATACTAAGACTACTACTGCAAAGTGCAGAAATTACTGAAAAGTATCTTCTACTGGCAGCAAGAGTAAACATGTCTAAAGGTTTCCTTGTACAGAGAGTAGCTACAATGAATGATTCCAACACCAAAATCaactggaaaaaattatttcaggtaAAGTGTTAAAGAAATGAACACTGTATTATAGGTATGTATTCTAGTATTGGATTTTTGCATATATTAAAATGAATTCTATAAGTGTGGTGTTAATGTGACTTTGCTAAAAGTACATAGTTTCTATTTCTGTTGCTAACTAAAACTTGGAAATAGCTGATCTAGATATGCTTGTGGTAAAATGCCTGCTTGGTTGAGATAATATCCAAGGAACATATGATGCCAACTATCTGCACTCATCTTCTGAAGGCAGTGTGGACCCCAGCCCAAGAACTGAAGGTGATGATAAAATTAACCAAAACCACAACCAAGTAATGTGCATGCTCTAAAAAGCAGGACCCGAGGAGGAGCCATGCAAAACAGTTCTTGGGACATGTAAAccagtttgggaaaaaattaacATATGCACCAGGCTGATGCAATAGAAATgctatataattttttttccaaactagCAGGTGTGCTCCACGCTGAGGGCCAAGACACACCCAGCTGTAACCTCTGCTTTGTTGTCTTTGTCTCCTATTAAACT includes:
- the LOC141729645 gene encoding C-type lectin domain family 2 member B-like yields the protein MSREQGAVYSTQRGAGCEQEESEFCSIHQVVKEPLEIISAKGNTLRRFLGERFRSHPVGTAVLILLLLVLVLALGVALSVLAAPQLPVTPATPQCVLGCPFEWVGHKGVCYYFSKYHGTWEQGQERCSELNASLAIAKDEEAMYLLFRLRGNGDFWLGLRRRGERLHWGDGSSYSSRAPVFDNSECVYLADERFRSVNCSSGRPYVCSKAQAPL